The proteins below are encoded in one region of Helicoverpa zea isolate HzStark_Cry1AcR chromosome 21, ilHelZeax1.1, whole genome shotgun sequence:
- the LOC124640888 gene encoding syntaxin-12, producing the protein MAEREPISGSARDYGATAAVPNVGFADFSPTELYNLSEGIADNVNTINSGLRSLEKMMKQIGGPNDNVQLREKIHDTQQTVNGSVSATARDIQRLGVVVRRGDKPQKLQVERLTQAFRDALAKYSSVQKQVSEKMAAHMPRPPRVRNDPQLMEQQAIADDEEATLIANQQAQARLVQFETSMLLEKEAYINKIEADVLDVNQIIQELADMVNQQAQSVDTVESHIEAASANVEAGVDELAKAAEYQRRYRKKMFILIIIAVIVAIVFIVWVIKALR; encoded by the exons ATGGCTGAACGAGAACCAATAAGCGGCTCAGCTCGCGACTACGGAGCCACCGCTGCGGTACCCAACGTTGGTTTCGCGGACTTCAGCCCCACTGAGCTGTATAACTTGAGCGAGGGTATCGCAGACAATGTGAATACCATCAACAGTGGGTTGCGGTCGCTGGAGAAGATGATGAAGCAGATTGGAGGGCCTAATGATAATGTACAGCTGAGGGAGAAAAT CCATGACACACAACAGACAGTGAACGGTTCCGTATCAGCTACAGCCCGTGACATACAGCGCTTGGGCGTGGTAGTGCGTCGGGGCGACAAGCCGCAGAAGCTGCAGGTTGAGAGGCTCACACAGGCCTTTAGGGATGCACTGGCTAAATACTCTTCGGTGCAGAAG CAAGTATCAGAAAAGATGGCGGCTCACATGCCGCGGCCGCCGCGTGTGCGCAACGACCCGCAGCTGATGGAGCAGCAAGCCATCGCTGATGACGAAGAGGCCACGCTCATTGCTAACCAGCAGGCACAG GCGCGTCTAGTACAATTCGAGACGAGCATGCTGCTTGAGAAAGAGGCGTACATTAACAAGATAGAAGCCGATGTGTTGGATGTTAACCAGATCATACAGGAGTTAGCTGACATGGTCAATCAACAGGCTCAGTCTGTTG ACACAGTAGAAAGCCATATTGAAGCCGCCAGCGCGAACGTGGAAGCCGGTGTCGACGAACTAGCGAAAGCCGCCGAGTACCAACGTCGGTACCGCAAGAAAATGTTCATACTCATCATTATCGCTGTCATTGTAGCCATCGTCTTCATCGTATGGGTTATTAAGGCTTTGAGATAG